In Xiphias gladius isolate SHS-SW01 ecotype Sanya breed wild chromosome 6, ASM1685928v1, whole genome shotgun sequence, a single genomic region encodes these proteins:
- the ncbp2 gene encoding nuclear cap-binding protein subunit 2, whose translation MSVKLNALNSDSYIDISQYRDQHFKGNRYDQEKLLKQSHTLYVGNLSFYTTEEQVHELFSKSGDVKRIIIGLDKIKKTACGFCFVEYYTRADAEHAMRFINGTRLDDRIIRTDWDAGFKEGRQYGRGKSGGQVRDEYRQDYDPARGGYGKLAQHPTTDSRNSF comes from the exons ATGTCTGTTAAATTAAACGCGTTGAATAGCGATTCTTACATTGATATCAGTCAATACAGAGACCAGCATTTTAAG GGTAACCGCTATGACCAGGAGAAGCTGCTGAAGCAGAGCCACACTTTGTATGTGGGGAACCTCTCCTTCTACACCACAGAGGAGCAG GTACACGAGCTGTTTTCTAAAAGTGGAGACGTCAAGCGAATCATCATTGGCCTGGATAAAATCAAGAAGACAGCCTGTGGATTCTGTTTTGTAGA ATACTACACACGTGCAGACGCAGAACATGCCATGCGCTTCATAAATGGCACACGGCTGGACGACCGTATCATCAGGACAGACTGGGACGCCGGCTTCAAAGAGGGACGACAGTACGGTCGCGGTAAATCTGGAGGACAG GTGAGAGACGAGTACAGGCAGGACTATGACCCGGCCAGAGGTGGCTATGGTAAGCTGGCTCAGCATCCAACCACAGACTCACGTAATAGTTTTTAG
- the fkbp2 gene encoding peptidyl-prolyl cis-trans isomerase FKBP2, with the protein MRVLLLFAVTVLSLGPAAVSGAEKKKLQIGIKKRVDNCPIKSRKGDVLNMHYTGKLEDGTEFDSSIPRDRPFTFTLGTGQVIKGWDQGLLGMCEGEKRKLVIPSELGYGDRGAPPKIPGGATLIFEVELLSIERRSDL; encoded by the coding sequence ATGCGGGTTCTTTTGCTGTTCGCGGTGACGGTGCTGTCCCTGGGCCCGGCGGCGGTGAGCGGAGCCGAGAAGAAGAAGCTGCAGATCGGCATCAAGAAGCGAGTGGACAACTGCCCCATCAAGTCGCGCAAGGGGGACGTGCTCAACATGCACTACACGGGCAAGCTGGAGGACGGCACGGAGTTCGACAGCAGCATTCCCCGCGACAGGCCCTTCACCTTCACCCTGGGCACCGGGCAGGTGATCAAAGGCTGGGACCAGGGCCTGCTGGGCATGTGCGAGGGCGAAAAGAGGAAGCTGGTCATCCCCTCGGAGCTGGGCTACGGAGACCGGGGAGCTCCCCCGAAGATCCCCGGCGGAGCGACGCTCATCTTCGAGGTGGAGCTGCTCAGCATCGAGAGGAGATCCGACCTGTGA